A genomic window from Cutibacterium acnes includes:
- a CDS encoding c-type cytochrome — translation MRFLSTKRHSRAAKPVLLLLALVLVGCVYAFVSPSASGQADTNASTQVAQGKEIFQQNCSSCHGLNGEGTTQGPSLAGVGAAAVDFQMGTGRMPMARPEAQAPSKKTKFTGEEIASVGAYVASLAPGPKVPSSQNLNTSNLKAEELARGAELFKTNCSACHNIEGRGGALPEGAYAPSLMKTSDKHIYEAMRTGPQQMPVFSKSVITDQDAREIIGYLQTTHADPNNGGFALGGIGPVTEGLFGWIIGIGSLVLIAGWLARKGARAK, via the coding sequence ATGAGATTCCTCTCCACGAAACGGCACAGCCGGGCAGCCAAACCCGTGTTGTTGCTGCTGGCCTTGGTTCTAGTGGGGTGCGTGTACGCCTTCGTTAGCCCTTCTGCCTCCGGCCAGGCGGATACGAATGCCTCGACCCAGGTGGCCCAGGGCAAGGAAATCTTCCAGCAGAACTGTTCCTCTTGCCACGGCTTAAACGGCGAGGGCACAACTCAAGGTCCGTCTTTGGCCGGCGTCGGCGCGGCGGCAGTTGACTTCCAAATGGGTACCGGCCGTATGCCGATGGCTCGCCCCGAGGCTCAAGCCCCGTCAAAGAAGACGAAGTTCACTGGCGAGGAGATTGCTTCGGTTGGCGCATACGTCGCGTCCCTCGCTCCCGGACCGAAGGTTCCCTCCTCGCAGAACCTCAATACCTCAAACTTGAAGGCTGAGGAGCTAGCCCGCGGTGCTGAGCTGTTCAAGACTAACTGCTCGGCCTGCCACAACATCGAGGGTCGCGGTGGCGCTCTCCCCGAGGGTGCTTATGCCCCCTCTCTCATGAAGACCTCCGACAAGCACATTTACGAGGCTATGCGCACTGGCCCGCAACAGATGCCGGTGTTCTCCAAATCCGTCATAACCGACCAGGATGCCCGTGAAATCATCGGCTACCTACAGACCACTCATGCCGACCCCAATAATGGTGGCTTTGCCCTTGGCGGTATCGGCCCGGTCACCGAAGGCCTGTTCGGTTGGATCATCGGCATCGGCAGCCTAGTTCTGATCGCTGGGTGGCTGGCACGGAAGGGGGCTCGCGCGAAGTGA
- a CDS encoding response regulator transcription factor, protein MLHPVVTEMSVPRLRGKGPLMGDKHGELSGALKVLVYSDDHAVREQVKVALTGMIAPDLPHAEVVETATQASVVDAVSSGHYDVLIADGESAPYGGMGVCHQLKDEVDNCPPVVLLVARVADAWLASWSHADAIATHPVDPVALPQTVASVIRGIRGDAAETP, encoded by the coding sequence ATGTTGCATCCGGTCGTGACCGAGATGTCAGTCCCACGCCTTCGAGGGAAAGGACCGCTCATGGGCGACAAACACGGGGAGCTGTCGGGCGCTCTCAAGGTTCTCGTCTATTCTGACGATCACGCTGTCCGCGAGCAGGTGAAGGTCGCTTTGACCGGGATGATCGCTCCGGACCTTCCGCATGCCGAGGTCGTTGAGACAGCTACTCAGGCCTCGGTGGTTGACGCCGTGAGTAGTGGTCATTATGACGTTCTGATCGCTGATGGCGAATCTGCTCCTTACGGTGGGATGGGTGTGTGTCATCAGCTCAAGGACGAGGTTGACAATTGCCCGCCGGTCGTCTTGCTGGTGGCTCGCGTCGCGGACGCCTGGTTGGCGTCCTGGTCCCATGCAGACGCCATCGCGACCCACCCTGTTGATCCGGTGGCGTTGCCTCAGACGGTGGCTTCAGTGATTCGTGGCATTCGTGGCGATGCCGCTGAGACGCCGTGA
- a CDS encoding DUF1421 domain-containing protein has protein sequence MPRRDVVLLNTAADGLQVDDGVVPQLAQRLERAAQSIDSGAAHDHLNRWISVTQG, from the coding sequence GTGCCCAGGCGTGACGTCGTGCTACTCAACACTGCTGCAGACGGCCTGCAGGTTGATGACGGCGTCGTTCCACAGCTCGCCCAGAGGTTGGAGCGTGCCGCTCAATCGATTGATTCGGGAGCGGCACACGACCATCTCAACCGTTGGATATCTGTTACCCAAGGCTGA
- a CDS encoding DUF5324 family protein, with product MSCKKKASRKTAAASSPSTLKEQRAQALETAAAYLAAAQDKAAPLAAQVNDKLGPLTDQISDKLGPLSDQAVEASKKALDASKEYTQEKVVPALNQAYDTFQKDVLPDLEERAEKVISHPAVEEATRRGQAAFSALKGESTELAAKAGIETKSVKKAKHRSKFGKVFGTLAVLGGISAAVVVASRRFLSSSDDGWTAHEPKVTYSWTPGDKDNTDSPAPNTDEKLKDTPSPKPETSRGSKPVAKPADKPEPKEDKSVPADPVAAMADEGGPAAAAPETTAETTAFVDEGARSETTTKDGAVKAPEQGTKDEGNKATSYVGDNPPEGYVIKGNDRSMKYHVPGSGGYDRTIADVWFATEEAAQAAGFTKAQR from the coding sequence GTGTCCTGCAAGAAGAAAGCTTCCCGCAAGACCGCCGCCGCAAGCAGCCCCAGCACGCTCAAGGAGCAGCGTGCCCAGGCGCTGGAGACCGCCGCCGCATACCTCGCCGCCGCCCAGGACAAGGCTGCTCCGCTGGCCGCGCAAGTCAACGACAAGCTCGGTCCCTTGACGGATCAGATCTCGGACAAGCTTGGTCCCCTCTCTGATCAGGCTGTTGAGGCTAGCAAAAAGGCCCTTGACGCCTCGAAGGAGTACACCCAGGAGAAGGTCGTTCCAGCCCTTAATCAGGCTTATGACACCTTCCAGAAGGATGTCTTGCCTGACCTTGAGGAGCGTGCCGAGAAGGTCATCTCTCACCCAGCCGTTGAGGAAGCCACCCGCCGTGGACAGGCTGCCTTCTCAGCCCTCAAGGGCGAGTCGACCGAACTGGCGGCCAAAGCCGGCATCGAGACGAAATCGGTCAAGAAGGCCAAGCACCGCAGCAAGTTTGGCAAGGTGTTCGGCACTCTCGCCGTCCTCGGCGGCATTTCTGCTGCGGTAGTTGTGGCCAGCCGCCGCTTCCTGAGCTCTTCCGACGACGGTTGGACAGCCCACGAGCCCAAGGTCACCTACTCTTGGACCCCTGGCGATAAGGACAACACCGACAGCCCCGCCCCGAACACTGACGAGAAACTCAAGGACACGCCATCCCCCAAACCCGAGACCAGCCGCGGTTCGAAGCCCGTTGCCAAACCGGCAGATAAGCCCGAGCCGAAGGAGGACAAGTCGGTTCCGGCTGACCCGGTCGCCGCCATGGCCGATGAGGGTGGCCCGGCTGCTGCTGCACCGGAGACTACCGCCGAGACCACTGCTTTCGTTGACGAGGGTGCCCGCTCCGAGACCACGACCAAGGATGGTGCGGTCAAGGCTCCTGAACAGGGCACGAAGGATGAGGGCAATAAGGCCACCTCATACGTCGGGGATAACCCGCCCGAGGGCTACGTGATTAAGGGCAACGACCGCTCGATGAAGTACCACGTCCCGGGCTCGGGTGGTTACGACCGCACCATTGCTGATGTGTGGTTTGCCACCGAGGAGGCTGCCCAGGCTGCCGGGTTCACCAAGGCCCAGCGCTGA
- a CDS encoding peptidylprolyl isomerase, giving the protein MASTATLRTNHGDIVLNLFADQAPKTVDNFVGLAGGTKEYVDPHTGQPTTGKFYDGLTFHRVIDGFMIQGGCPLGTGTGGPGYRFADEFHPELTFSKPYLLAMANAGPGTNGSQFFITVAPTPHLNRRHTIFGEVADEESRKVVDEIAQVRTGRMDRPVEPVVIESVELA; this is encoded by the coding sequence GTGGCCTCTACCGCGACTCTGCGCACCAATCATGGCGACATCGTCCTTAACCTCTTTGCCGATCAGGCTCCCAAGACTGTCGACAATTTCGTCGGTCTGGCCGGCGGCACGAAGGAGTACGTCGATCCGCACACCGGTCAGCCGACCACTGGTAAGTTCTACGACGGCTTGACCTTCCACCGCGTCATTGACGGGTTCATGATTCAGGGCGGCTGCCCGCTCGGCACCGGTACCGGCGGTCCCGGGTACCGATTCGCCGACGAGTTTCACCCAGAGCTCACTTTCTCGAAGCCCTACTTGCTGGCTATGGCCAATGCCGGTCCGGGTACCAATGGGTCCCAGTTCTTCATCACTGTGGCCCCGACGCCGCACCTCAACCGTCGTCATACCATCTTTGGTGAAGTCGCTGACGAAGAGTCCCGAAAGGTCGTCGACGAGATCGCCCAGGTCCGCACTGGCCGCATGGACCGTCCGGTCGAGCCGGTCGTTATTGAAAGCGTCGAGCTGGCCTGA
- a CDS encoding rhomboid family intramembrane serine protease: MAVVTLLIAIAARLTPLSSLLASGSARAFDFQVWRPLVFSLTTSSVISAVLTGLLLVLIGYQIEPMIGSVQFAFLYLLCGVGGSAAISLAGVLYSFEGSMCGLFGLMAASAVVKYVQKQDIRADIVLLTMFIIWAIVVGSNTWVADIGAVVVGAVSGWAWLQTRWSSYRRQLGAGLAVLAVCLVALVVTWVM, from the coding sequence ATGGCCGTCGTGACCCTGCTCATCGCGATCGCGGCGCGATTGACGCCGCTGTCGTCGCTGTTGGCGTCAGGGTCTGCCAGGGCTTTTGACTTCCAGGTCTGGCGGCCACTCGTCTTCTCCTTGACGACCTCCTCGGTTATCAGTGCAGTCCTCACCGGCCTGCTCCTTGTTCTCATCGGGTACCAGATTGAGCCCATGATCGGCTCAGTACAGTTTGCGTTCCTGTACCTGTTATGTGGCGTGGGTGGGTCAGCGGCCATCAGCCTGGCTGGGGTGCTGTACTCCTTTGAGGGGTCGATGTGCGGTCTGTTTGGGTTGATGGCGGCATCGGCTGTCGTCAAATACGTTCAAAAGCAGGACATTCGTGCCGACATCGTGTTATTAACGATGTTCATCATCTGGGCAATTGTCGTCGGTTCCAATACATGGGTTGCTGACATCGGGGCGGTCGTTGTGGGAGCCGTTTCTGGTTGGGCATGGTTGCAGACTCGGTGGTCGTCATACCGGCGTCAGCTGGGGGCGGGCCTGGCGGTCTTGGCTGTCTGTCTCGTCGCTCTCGTTGTGACCTGGGTGATGTAA
- a CDS encoding DEDD exonuclease domain-containing protein produces the protein MSAVPLQPSFDDLGTSLSEVTFCVVDLETTGTSEGSQITEIGAVKVCGGRVEGEFQTLVCPTGPIPASVQVLTGITHAMVRSAPSLSAVLPSWLEFSRSTALVAHNARFDIGFLQRAYAQHDYPWGDPAVVDTLALARSVLARGEVRNYKLSTLSRLFHTTTTPSHRALADARATVDVLHGLIDRVGNLGVTTLEDLLEMTHRVPQARRRRRVWAKDLTEGPGVYWFCLDKPAPAHPEVLYVGKSVNIRRRVSQYFTASETRRRMDEMVRIATGVKARECSTQLEAGVRELRLIDAHQPRYNHRSRRQGSVWWVTLTHEAHPRLAVVQRAHRDSQPPWGPFISRQAATRAAIILAEAFGLRQCSGAMSRHPDGCPLAEMGRCSAPCLNPYVDYSTIVGFARLAMTGDVRDLTDRLAQRIARLSAAERFEEAAEFTEDAQEVLRATRRRSRLVSLASCPEIVAARRDGASWEIHVIRHGRLAGAGRCRLGIDPMPIIDAVCATAETVSAPPAGLPACTIEEAELVASWFEEPGVRLVDVIGEWSWPAHCWMDTDDLAARVAALHHPGHNESDETDSQDRQARPQLTPV, from the coding sequence ATGAGCGCCGTGCCCCTTCAACCGTCTTTCGACGACCTGGGAACTTCCCTGTCCGAAGTCACCTTCTGCGTCGTCGACCTTGAGACTACCGGTACTAGCGAGGGCTCCCAGATCACCGAGATCGGAGCCGTGAAAGTGTGTGGAGGCCGCGTCGAAGGCGAGTTTCAAACCCTCGTCTGCCCAACCGGGCCTATCCCAGCTTCGGTACAGGTCCTCACCGGCATCACGCACGCCATGGTGCGCTCGGCTCCATCATTGAGCGCTGTACTACCTAGCTGGTTAGAGTTTAGTCGCAGCACGGCACTTGTAGCACACAATGCTCGTTTTGATATTGGTTTCCTTCAACGCGCCTACGCTCAACATGATTATCCCTGGGGCGACCCAGCCGTCGTCGACACCCTCGCGTTAGCTCGGTCAGTGCTTGCCCGCGGAGAGGTCCGAAATTACAAGCTCAGCACCTTATCTCGGCTATTCCACACCACGACGACGCCCTCACACCGCGCCCTTGCCGATGCGAGGGCCACCGTCGACGTCCTTCACGGACTCATCGACAGAGTCGGCAATCTCGGCGTGACGACCCTTGAAGACCTCTTAGAAATGACCCATCGGGTACCGCAGGCTCGGCGTCGCCGACGGGTGTGGGCTAAGGACCTTACCGAAGGGCCCGGAGTCTATTGGTTTTGCCTGGATAAACCTGCACCAGCACATCCGGAGGTCCTTTATGTCGGTAAGTCGGTCAACATCCGACGCCGAGTATCCCAATACTTCACAGCATCGGAAACACGACGCCGCATGGACGAGATGGTGCGAATAGCTACCGGCGTCAAAGCTCGCGAGTGCTCTACTCAGCTAGAAGCGGGGGTACGCGAACTACGCCTCATTGACGCTCACCAACCGCGCTACAACCATCGCTCTCGTCGGCAAGGATCGGTGTGGTGGGTTACCCTCACTCATGAGGCTCACCCGAGACTCGCCGTCGTGCAGCGAGCTCACCGCGATTCCCAACCGCCGTGGGGCCCTTTCATTAGCCGTCAAGCAGCGACTCGCGCGGCGATCATACTGGCTGAAGCTTTTGGCCTGCGACAGTGCAGTGGAGCTATGTCACGGCACCCTGATGGCTGTCCTCTCGCAGAGATGGGCCGTTGCTCAGCCCCATGTTTGAACCCCTACGTCGACTACTCCACCATCGTCGGCTTTGCTCGTCTCGCCATGACTGGCGACGTTCGCGACCTCACTGATCGGCTTGCTCAACGCATCGCACGGCTGTCCGCGGCAGAACGTTTCGAAGAGGCCGCAGAGTTCACCGAAGACGCCCAAGAGGTGCTGCGTGCCACCCGACGTCGTTCCCGACTGGTCTCTCTGGCATCCTGCCCTGAAATTGTCGCGGCGCGGCGCGATGGCGCCTCCTGGGAGATCCACGTCATTCGACATGGCCGCTTAGCGGGAGCTGGACGATGCCGTCTGGGTATTGATCCAATGCCCATTATTGACGCAGTGTGTGCCACCGCAGAAACCGTTTCTGCTCCGCCGGCCGGGCTACCAGCCTGCACTATTGAGGAGGCCGAGCTAGTGGCTTCCTGGTTTGAAGAACCTGGGGTGCGGCTAGTTGACGTCATCGGAGAATGGTCCTGGCCCGCCCATTGCTGGATGGACACCGATGATCTCGCTGCCCGGGTAGCCGCCTTACATCACCCAGGTCACAACGAGAGCGACGAGACAGACAGCCAAGACCGCCAGGCCCGCCCCCAGCTGACGCCGGTATGA